Proteins from one Ahaetulla prasina isolate Xishuangbanna chromosome 2, ASM2864084v1, whole genome shotgun sequence genomic window:
- the LOC131189581 gene encoding zinc finger protein 572-like, protein MPYKCSQCGKSFSENGNLLIHQRTHMGEKPYDCPDCGKHFIGNSHLVRHLRTHTGEKPFECPDCGKSFSHNSNLIRHQRTHTGEKPFECPDCGKRFSQNSCLVNHQRTHTGEKPFECPLCGKSFSRNSHLVNHQRTHTGEKPFECPLCGKSFSQNYKLMKHQRIHTGEKPFECPDCGKSFSQNSYLIRHQRTHTGEKPFECPDCGKSLNQPVSVQSEHQRTHTEEKPFECPICGKSFSQNSNLVKHQRTHTGEKPFECSDCGKSFIQNCSLVEHQRTHTGEKPFACVECGKSFSHNFNLVRHQRTHTG, encoded by the exons ATGCCCTACAAGTGCTCCCAATGTGGTAAATCCTTTAGTGAAAATGGCAACTtgctgatacaccagaggacccaCATGGGAGAGAAGCCGTATGattgtcctgactgtgggaaacatTTCATTGGAAATTCCCACCTTGTGAGACAcctgaggactcacacaggagagaaaccctttgaatgtcctgattgcgggaaaagtttcagtcacaattccaaTCTGATAAGACACCAGAGaacacacacaggagagaaaccctttgaatgtcctgactgtgggaaaagatTCAGTCAGAATTCCTGCCTGGTgaatcatcagaggactcacacaggagagaaaccctttgaatgtcctctttgtgggaaaagtttcagtcggaattcccacctggtgaatcatcagaggactcacacaggagagaaaccctttgaatgtcctctttgtgggaaaagtttcagtcagaattacaAGCTAatgaaacaccagaggattcacacaggagagaaaccctttgaatgtcctgattgcgggaaaagtttcagtcagaattcctatCTGATaagacaccagagaactcacacaggagagaaaccctttgaatgtcctgactgtgggaaaagtttgaaTCAGCCTG tttca GTACAGTctgaacaccagaggactcacacagaagagaaaccttttgaatgtcctatttgtggtaaaagtttcagtcagaattccaatctggtgaaacaccagagaactcacacaggagagaaaccctttgaatgttctgattgtgggaaaagtttcattcaGAATTGTAGCCTGGTGGAacatcagagaactcacacaggggagaaaccctttgCATGTGTTGAGtgtggaaaaagtttcagtcacaatttcaacctGGTAAGacatcagagaactcacacaggatag